A genomic stretch from Achromobacter spanius includes:
- the greA gene encoding transcription elongation factor GreA, with protein sequence MSAIPLTVRGAERLQEELQRLKTVERPAVINAIAEARAQGDLSENAEYDAARERQGFIEGRIAELEGTLSNAHLIDPTALDAEGRAVFGATVDIEDLDSGDRVTYQIVGDVEADIKANLISVSSPVARALIGKSEGDVVEVKAPAGVREYEVLGVRYI encoded by the coding sequence ATGTCTGCCATTCCTTTGACCGTGCGCGGGGCCGAGCGCTTGCAAGAAGAGCTCCAGCGGCTGAAAACCGTGGAACGCCCTGCCGTTATCAATGCCATCGCCGAAGCGCGTGCACAGGGTGATCTGTCGGAAAACGCCGAATATGACGCTGCTCGCGAGCGCCAAGGCTTTATCGAAGGCCGGATTGCCGAACTTGAAGGCACGCTTTCCAATGCCCACCTGATTGACCCCACTGCTTTGGACGCCGAAGGCCGTGCCGTGTTTGGCGCAACCGTCGACATCGAAGACCTGGATTCCGGTGACCGCGTCACGTACCAGATCGTGGGCGACGTCGAGGCTGACATCAAGGCCAACCTGATTTCCGTCTCCAGCCCGGTGGCGCGCGCGCTGATCGGCAAGAGCGAAGGCGATGTGGTCGAGGTCAAGGCCCCGGCTGGCGTTCGCGAATACGAAGTTCTGGGCGTGCGTTACATCTAA